The window CTATCGCCGCCGCTGCGGGGCCGAAGTTAGATGGTCATCTTAATGACGGTCTCCGTTGGCGTCGATGATACTGTGGGCGCTTCCTCGACGACGTCACACGGATGGTCTGCGTCCACATATGCCGAACTTGACCAGTTTAGTCGTGCCTGCGTGGCAAGTGCAGGGCTATCTAAACGAATGTCTGGATTCGATCCTGCGCCAGCAAGCCGTCGAGGGTGTGGAGGTAGTGGCGGTCGACGACGCCTCCCCCGATCACTCCGGCCAGGTCATCGACGAGCGTGCCGCGGCTGATCCGCGGGTCGTCGCGGTCCACCTGGAGAGCAATGTCGGTCCGGGTGCCGCGCGCAACGCCGGGCTGGACCGGGCGACGGGTGAGTACGTGTGGTTCGTCGACGGTGACGACCGGATCGCCCCGGGTGCCCTGGCCGCCGTCGAGGCGCGGCTGCTCGAGGAGAAACCCGACGTGCTGCTGGTCGGGGTGGCCCGGGAGCGTTGGAACCGCAAGGTGTCCCGTTTCGTGACCCCGAAGAAGGCGCGGACCGGTGCCGAGGCGCTGACCGTGGCCCCGCCGCCGCTGGGTGGCCTGGTGGTGCGCCGGCAGTTCCTGATCGACGCCGGCATCCGTTTCGAGTCCGAGTGGTATGAGGATCTCGCCTTCGGTTACGCGGTGCTCGCCGCGACCGACAACGTGGCCACGCTCGAACCGCCCTGTTACATCCGCCGCCTGGACCGGGCCGGTTCACTGCGCGGGAAGTCGAAGCGGCACATCGAGGCGGTCCGGCAGTGGGACCGGGCGCTGAGCCTGTCCGCTGTGGAGCAGGCCGAGCCGAAGCTCCGCCGCCGGGTGCTCAACCGGGCGATCGGTGAGCTGCTCGGGATCATGGAGAACGGTTCGCGGGTGCCGGACAAGGCGCGGCGCGCGATGTTCACCGAGATCTCCGGACTGCTGCGTAAGCACGAGAAGCGGACCTCGCCGCGCCCGGGTGGCCTCGGCGGGCTGCGACTGAAGCTGCTCGCCGCCGACTCCTACTCGGCGTACCGCTTGCTGCGCGGCGGCCGCGGTGCGGCCGGCGGAGTGGTCGGCAAGGCCCGCGGCGCGGCCGGCAAGGCCAAGACGACGCTGCGCAAGGCGAACCTGCTGCGTTACTACAAGCAGCAGCTGCGGTTGCCGATCGACGAGAACCTGGCGGTGTACGGGGCGTACTGGTTCCGCGGTTACGCCTGCAACCCGGCCGCGATCTACGAGAAGGCCAAGGAACTGGCCCCGCAGGTCCGTGGTGTCTGGGTGGTCAAGCCCGGTGCCCGTGCGGTGCCCGAGGGGGTGACCGTGGTGCACCCGGGGACGAAGGCGTACTACCGGACGATCGCGCGCGCCAAGTACATGATCAACAACGCCACGTTCCCGCCGGACGTCGTGAAGCGGGCCGGCCAGATCCAGGTGCAGACCCACCACGGCACACCGCTCAAGACGATGGGCCTGGACCAGCCGCGCTTCCCGGCGTCACTGGGCAACTTCAACCCCGACCGGATGCGGCTGAACCTCGCGAAGTGGGACTTCAGCATCACCGCGAACCGGCACACCACGCTGCTCTGGGACCGGCAGTTCCCGATCAAGGGGGAGACCCTGGAGACCGGGTACCCGCGCAACGACCGGCTGGCGCTGGCCGGCCCGGACGACGTCGCCGCGGCCCGGGCCGAGCTGGGCCTGGGTGCCGACGAGCAGGTCGTGCTCTACGCGCCGACGCACCGCGAGTGGCACTCCGTCTTCACCCCGCCGCTGGACGTGGACGAACTGGCCGAGGCGCTCGGCCCGAACGTCCGGATCCTGCTGCGCGGCCACTACTTCTACGACTCGATCGGCTTCCCGCCACGGCACCCCCGGGTGCTCGACGTGTCCAGTTTCCCGTCGGTCGAGACGCTGGCCATCGCGTCCGACGCGCTGATCACCGACTTCTCGTCTGTCATGTTCGACTACGCGGTGCTGAACCGGCCGCTGGTCATCTTCGCGCCGGACTGGGAGGTCTACAAAGCGGTGCGCGGTGTCTCCTTCGATCTGGAAGCCGACCATCCCGGCACGTTCGTCCGCACCTTCGACGCGCTCGTCGACGCGTTCCGTAGCGGTGCGATCGACGACGAGGCCGCCCGGCAGGCCCGGGGCCGTTTCCGGGAGCGGTTCTGCTCCCTCGAGGACGGTCACGCCGCCGAGCGGGTCGTCCGGCGCGTCTTCCTGGGGGAACCCCTTGTCTGAACTGGTGCCCGGCCTGGTCAGTGTGATCGTGCCGATCTACAACGTCGAACCGTTCCTGCGGGACTGCCTGGACTCGCTGCGCGCCCAGACCTACTCGAACCTGCAGGTCATCCTGGTCGACGACGGGTCCACCGACGGCTCGCCGGCGATCGCCGAGGAGTATGTCGCCGCCGACCCGCGGTTCCAGCTGATCCGGCAGGCCAACGCCGGTCTCAGCGCGGCCCGCAACGCCGGTATGCCGGCCGCGAACGGCGAGTTCCTGGCCTTCGTGGACAGTGACGACCT of the Actinoplanes sichuanensis genome contains:
- a CDS encoding bifunctional glycosyltransferase/CDP-glycerol:glycerophosphate glycerophosphotransferase, with amino-acid sequence MPNLTSLVVPAWQVQGYLNECLDSILRQQAVEGVEVVAVDDASPDHSGQVIDERAAADPRVVAVHLESNVGPGAARNAGLDRATGEYVWFVDGDDRIAPGALAAVEARLLEEKPDVLLVGVARERWNRKVSRFVTPKKARTGAEALTVAPPPLGGLVVRRQFLIDAGIRFESEWYEDLAFGYAVLAATDNVATLEPPCYIRRLDRAGSLRGKSKRHIEAVRQWDRALSLSAVEQAEPKLRRRVLNRAIGELLGIMENGSRVPDKARRAMFTEISGLLRKHEKRTSPRPGGLGGLRLKLLAADSYSAYRLLRGGRGAAGGVVGKARGAAGKAKTTLRKANLLRYYKQQLRLPIDENLAVYGAYWFRGYACNPAAIYEKAKELAPQVRGVWVVKPGARAVPEGVTVVHPGTKAYYRTIARAKYMINNATFPPDVVKRAGQIQVQTHHGTPLKTMGLDQPRFPASLGNFNPDRMRLNLAKWDFSITANRHTTLLWDRQFPIKGETLETGYPRNDRLALAGPDDVAAARAELGLGADEQVVLYAPTHREWHSVFTPPLDVDELAEALGPNVRILLRGHYFYDSIGFPPRHPRVLDVSSFPSVETLAIASDALITDFSSVMFDYAVLNRPLVIFAPDWEVYKAVRGVSFDLEADHPGTFVRTFDALVDAFRSGAIDDEAARQARGRFRERFCSLEDGHAAERVVRRVFLGEPLV